A region from the uncultured Holophaga sp. genome encodes:
- a CDS encoding protein kinase: protein MSLLLPRRIGGVKILERLGEGGMAFVHRAEDIFDPGRALAVKFLRSEAGADTELARRFLREGEVLKHLSHPHLVEVYDFGRVGQTPYILMELLPGGSVRDCLGEAPARLIRRLVPVADALRYAHESAVIHRDLKPSNLLFSGDGRLKVTDFGVCLWEGGEGTRVTRSQMVVGTLGYMAPEQHGDPRNVDGRCDVYALGAILYEFCTGQPYSQVQLPPAAVRPGFPLRLAGILMRTLTADPRRRTPSMAAFMQELSDWLESAEAAGWGEEALPGWREGDREEATLARPLGSPPRVQSSEDRIAPYLDALQTGGVGARRAAADAMRTVVTPEDEPFLLQALARVPDGARFALVQALGRVGGGNSLAALRGHLDDPFCRGEAAEAMSLIAERCGGAEQVVAALREEGLGSPWRWVPRARLGDPAWAAALEGAWETLPAPQKLQALEASRLLPESLRGPIKALTKSLAQRSPHLRQGWEGL, encoded by the coding sequence ATGAGCTTGCTTCTCCCCAGACGCATTGGCGGTGTGAAGATCCTGGAGCGCCTCGGTGAGGGGGGGATGGCCTTCGTCCACCGGGCCGAGGACATCTTCGATCCGGGCCGCGCCCTGGCGGTCAAGTTCCTCCGGAGCGAAGCGGGGGCCGATACGGAGCTGGCCCGGCGCTTCCTCCGGGAGGGCGAGGTGCTGAAGCACCTCTCCCATCCCCACTTGGTGGAGGTATACGACTTCGGCAGGGTCGGGCAGACGCCCTACATCCTGATGGAGCTCCTGCCAGGTGGAAGCGTCCGGGATTGTCTGGGGGAGGCGCCCGCCCGGCTCATCCGGAGGCTGGTGCCCGTGGCGGATGCCCTCCGCTATGCGCATGAGTCCGCGGTGATCCACCGCGACCTCAAGCCCTCCAACCTCCTGTTCTCGGGGGACGGCCGCCTCAAGGTGACCGATTTCGGGGTCTGCCTCTGGGAGGGGGGCGAAGGCACCCGGGTCACCCGCTCCCAGATGGTGGTGGGGACCCTGGGCTACATGGCCCCCGAGCAGCATGGTGACCCCAGGAACGTGGATGGGCGCTGTGACGTCTATGCCCTGGGAGCCATCCTCTACGAATTCTGCACGGGCCAGCCCTACAGTCAGGTCCAGCTGCCGCCCGCGGCGGTGCGGCCGGGCTTTCCCCTCCGCCTGGCGGGGATCCTCATGCGGACCCTCACGGCGGACCCCCGCCGGAGGACCCCCTCCATGGCGGCCTTCATGCAGGAGCTCTCGGACTGGCTGGAGAGTGCGGAGGCCGCAGGGTGGGGCGAGGAGGCCCTGCCGGGCTGGCGGGAGGGGGATCGGGAGGAGGCCACCCTTGCCCGCCCGCTCGGTTCTCCTCCCCGGGTCCAGAGCTCCGAGGATCGCATCGCCCCCTACCTGGACGCTCTCCAGACAGGGGGAGTGGGGGCGCGCCGGGCAGCGGCCGATGCCATGCGGACGGTAGTGACCCCGGAGGATGAGCCCTTCCTTCTGCAGGCCCTGGCCAGGGTTCCGGACGGGGCCCGATTCGCTCTGGTCCAGGCCCTGGGGCGGGTGGGAGGTGGCAACAGTCTCGCCGCGCTGAGGGGTCATCTGGATGATCCCTTCTGCCGTGGTGAGGCCGCCGAGGCCATGAGCCTCATCGCCGAGCGCTGTGGTGGCGCAGAGCAGGTGGTGGCCGCCCTCCGGGAGGAGGGACTGGGTAGCCCCTGGCGCTGGGTCCCCCGGGCCCGCCTGGGGGACCCAGCCTGGGCCGCAGCCCTGGAGGGTGCCTGGGAGACCTTGCCCGCCCCTCAGAAACTCCAGGCCCTGGAGGCCTCCCGCCTCCTGCCCGAGTCCCTCAGGGGACCCATCAAGGCCCTCACCAAGTCCCTCGCCCAGCGGAGCCCCCATCTCCGGCAGGGGTGGGAGGGGTTGTAG